In Cetobacterium sp. ZOR0034, a genomic segment contains:
- the secY gene encoding preprotein translocase subunit SecY — MGLIEKFETKLRGIFKIPELRERIIFTLLMFLVARVGTYIPAPGVDIDRLAQMTAQSDLLGYINMFSGGAFQRVSIFALGIVPYINSSIVFSLLAVIIPKIEEIQKEGESGRNKITQWTRYLTIVIAIVQGIGVCTWLQSVGLVTTPGFTFFLSTITTLTAGTIFLMWVGEQISIKGIGNGVSLLIFLNVISGAPGAVIQTIQDMRGSKFLIPVLLLVGVAAVLTIAGIVVFQLGQRKIPVHYVGRGFAGNNGMGQNSYIPLKLNSSGVMPVIFASVVMMIPSLVVNVLPGEFSGKVVLARIFSDQHPVYLILFAAVIIFFSFFYTSIVFDPEKVAENLKQGGGTIPSIRPGADTADYLEGVVTRITWGGAIFLALIAIAPMVLFKAFGLPVFFGGTGIIIVVGVALDTVQQIDAHLIMKEYKGFL; from the coding sequence TTGGGTTTAATTGAAAAGTTTGAAACGAAGCTTAGAGGTATATTTAAAATTCCGGAACTGAGAGAGAGAATCATCTTCACCTTATTAATGTTCCTAGTAGCTAGGGTAGGGACATATATCCCTGCTCCTGGTGTGGACATTGATCGTTTGGCTCAAATGACTGCGCAGAGTGATTTACTAGGATATATTAATATGTTCTCAGGTGGGGCATTCCAAAGAGTATCTATATTTGCATTGGGAATTGTACCATATATCAATTCATCAATTGTATTTAGCTTACTTGCTGTAATTATTCCTAAAATTGAAGAGATTCAAAAAGAGGGAGAATCAGGAAGAAACAAGATTACTCAATGGACAAGATATCTGACAATTGTAATAGCTATAGTCCAAGGAATTGGAGTATGCACTTGGTTACAATCAGTAGGATTAGTAACAACACCAGGGTTTACATTTTTCTTATCAACGATAACAACTTTAACGGCAGGAACAATATTTTTAATGTGGGTAGGGGAACAAATATCTATCAAAGGGATAGGTAATGGAGTTTCGCTACTAATCTTTTTAAATGTTATTTCGGGAGCCCCAGGAGCTGTTATTCAAACTATACAAGATATGAGAGGGAGTAAGTTTCTTATTCCTGTTTTGTTATTAGTGGGGGTTGCTGCAGTTTTAACGATTGCAGGAATTGTTGTTTTCCAATTAGGACAAAGAAAAATACCAGTTCACTATGTAGGAAGAGGATTTGCTGGAAATAATGGAATGGGTCAGAACTCATATATCCCATTGAAATTAAATAGTTCAGGTGTTATGCCTGTAATATTTGCTTCAGTGGTTATGATGATACCTTCTTTAGTAGTAAACGTTCTTCCAGGAGAGTTTTCTGGAAAAGTAGTACTTGCTAGAATATTTAGTGACCAGCATCCTGTATATTTAATACTATTTGCTGCTGTAATTATATTCTTCTCGTTCTTCTACACTTCTATAGTTTTCGATCCTGAAAAGGTTGCAGAAAATTTAAAGCAAGGTGGAGGTACGATTCCAAGTATTAGACCTGGAGCAGATACAGCTGATTATCTTGAAGGAGTTGTAACTAGAATAACTTGGGGTGGAGCTATTTTCTTAGCTTTAATCGCAATTGCACCAATGGTCCTATTTAAGGCTTTTGGACTACCAGTATTCTTTGGTGGAACAGGGATTATAATAGTAGTAGGGGTTGCACTAGATACAGTACAACAGATAGATGCTCATCTTATCATGAAAGAGTATAAAGGATTTTTATAA
- a CDS encoding adenylate kinase has product MNIMLFGAPGAGKGTQAKFIIDKYGIPQISTGDMLRAAISEGTEMGMEAKKFMDEGKLVPDSTIIGIIKDRLSQEDCKKGFILDGFPRTLAQAEALEVLLKDLNMNLDKVISLNVPDELIVGRVVGRKVCPSCGASFHVVNNPPKVEDKCDYCGADLIVRKDDNKETVENRLSAYHEQTAPLFNFYTERGVMVELDGTKEINEIAKEIFNILG; this is encoded by the coding sequence ATGAACATAATGTTATTTGGAGCACCTGGTGCAGGAAAAGGAACTCAAGCAAAATTTATAATTGATAAGTATGGAATTCCTCAAATTTCAACTGGAGATATGCTAAGAGCAGCGATATCAGAAGGAACTGAAATGGGAATGGAAGCTAAAAAATTTATGGATGAAGGTAAATTAGTTCCAGATTCAACAATAATAGGAATAATAAAGGATAGATTATCTCAAGAAGATTGTAAAAAAGGATTTATCTTAGATGGGTTCCCAAGAACTTTAGCTCAAGCAGAAGCTTTAGAGGTACTTTTAAAAGATCTTAACATGAACTTAGACAAAGTTATTTCTTTAAATGTTCCAGACGAATTAATCGTTGGAAGAGTTGTAGGAAGAAAAGTTTGTCCAAGCTGTGGAGCATCTTTCCATGTTGTAAATAACCCTCCAAAAGTAGAGGATAAATGTGATTACTGTGGAGCAGATTTAATAGTAAGAAAAGATGATAACAAAGAGACTGTAGAAAACAGATTATCAGCTTATCACGAGCAAACAGCACCATTATTTAACTTCTATACTGAAAGAGGAGTAATGGTTGAATTAGATGGAACTAAAGAGATCAATGAAATTGCAAAGGAAATCTTTAATATTTTAGGATAA
- the map gene encoding type I methionyl aminopeptidase has translation MVIIKTREEIEKIKKPCQLIAKLYSEYLPQFIKPGISTYELNKIIENYLIENGAELATVGVGGPINPYPAGSCISVNEEVVHGIPKESRILQEGDIISVDVVARMDGFYGDSAITFPVGKIDDESQKLIDVTKEARRIGIEQVFAGNRLGDVGNAIQKYVEANGFTVVKDFAGHGVGKAMHEDPCIPNYGRKGRGLKIEEGMVLAIEPMVNIGTYKVNIIDDGWTVVTRDGKRSAHFEHTVAVIDGKPVILTELD, from the coding sequence ATGGTTATAATAAAAACTAGAGAAGAGATTGAAAAAATCAAAAAACCATGTCAATTAATTGCTAAATTATATTCAGAGTATTTACCTCAGTTTATAAAACCGGGTATTTCAACATATGAATTAAATAAAATTATTGAAAACTATCTAATCGAGAATGGAGCAGAACTAGCAACTGTAGGAGTTGGTGGACCAATAAATCCTTATCCTGCAGGATCTTGTATCTCTGTAAACGAAGAAGTAGTTCATGGGATTCCAAAAGAAAGTAGAATTCTTCAAGAAGGGGATATTATAAGTGTTGATGTAGTGGCTAGAATGGATGGTTTCTATGGAGATTCAGCAATTACATTCCCTGTAGGAAAGATTGATGACGAGTCACAAAAATTAATCGATGTTACAAAAGAAGCAAGAAGAATTGGAATAGAGCAGGTATTTGCAGGAAACAGATTAGGAGATGTAGGAAATGCAATCCAAAAATATGTTGAAGCAAATGGATTTACTGTAGTAAAAGATTTTGCTGGGCATGGAGTGGGTAAAGCTATGCATGAAGATCCTTGTATACCAAACTACGGAAGAAAAGGTAGAGGTTTAAAAATCGAGGAAGGAATGGTTTTAGCTATAGAACCGATGGTAAATATTGGTACCTACAAAGTGAATATAATCGATGATGGGTGGACAGTAGTGACAAGAGATGGAAAGCGTTCGGCGCACTTCGAGCACACTGTTGCCGTAATAGATGGGAAGCCAGTTATTTTAACGGAATTAGACTAG
- the infA gene encoding translation initiation factor IF-1: protein MSKKDVIELEGTILEALPNAMFKVELENGHTILGHISGKMRMNYIKILPGDKVTVQISPYDLSRGRIVYRKK from the coding sequence ATGTCGAAAAAGGATGTTATCGAATTAGAAGGAACTATATTAGAGGCCCTTCCAAATGCGATGTTTAAAGTAGAATTAGAGAATGGACACACAATTTTAGGGCACATTTCTGGAAAAATGAGAATGAACTACATTAAAATTTTACCAGGAGACAAAGTAACGGTACAAATTTCTCCATATGATTTATCTAGGGGAAGAATAGTATACAGAAAAAAGTAA
- the rpmJ gene encoding 50S ribosomal protein L36, producing the protein MKVRVSIKPICDKCKVIKRHGKIRVICENPKHKQVQG; encoded by the coding sequence GTGAAAGTAAGAGTATCAATTAAGCCTATTTGTGACAAATGTAAAGTTATCAAGAGACACGGGAAAATCAGAGTTATCTGTGAAAACCCTAAGCACAAACAAGTACAAGGATAA
- the rpsM gene encoding 30S ribosomal protein S13 translates to MARIAGVDIPRNKRIEIALTYVYGIGKPTSQKVLTEAGVNFDTRVKDLTEEELNKIRAIVETIKVEGDLRKEIRLAIKRLMDIRCYRGSRHKMNLPVRGQKSKTNARTRKGPKKPIKR, encoded by the coding sequence TTGGCTAGAATCGCAGGAGTAGATATTCCTAGAAACAAAAGAATAGAGATTGCTTTAACTTATGTTTACGGAATTGGAAAACCAACTTCACAAAAAGTATTAACAGAAGCAGGAGTAAACTTTGACACTAGAGTAAAGGATTTAACTGAAGAAGAGTTAAACAAAATCAGAGCCATTGTTGAAACTATCAAGGTAGAGGGAGATCTTAGAAAAGAGATCAGACTTGCAATAAAGAGACTTATGGACATCAGATGTTACAGAGGTTCAAGACACAAGATGAACTTACCAGTAAGAGGACAAAAGTCAAAAACAAATGCAAGAACTAGAAAAGGTCCTAAAAAACCTATAAAGAGATAG
- the rpsK gene encoding 30S ribosomal protein S11 → MAKKKVAKIKKKLKNIPNGVAHIHSTFNNTIVAITDVDGKVVSWKSGGTSGFKGTKKGTPFAAQIAAEQAAQIAMENGMKKVEVKVKGPGSGREACIRSLQAAGLEVTKITDVTPVPHNGCRPPKRRRV, encoded by the coding sequence ATGGCTAAGAAAAAAGTAGCTAAAATCAAAAAGAAATTGAAAAATATTCCTAACGGAGTAGCTCATATACACTCAACTTTCAACAACACAATAGTAGCAATTACTGATGTGGATGGTAAAGTAGTAAGTTGGAAATCAGGAGGAACTTCTGGTTTCAAAGGAACTAAAAAAGGAACTCCATTCGCGGCTCAAATCGCAGCAGAGCAAGCAGCTCAAATCGCAATGGAAAACGGAATGAAGAAGGTTGAAGTAAAAGTGAAAGGACCTGGATCAGGTAGAGAAGCATGTATCAGATCTCTACAAGCAGCAGGATTAGAAGTTACAAAAATAACTGATGTAACTCCAGTTCCACACAACGGATGTAGACCACCAAAAAGAAGAAGAGTGTAA
- the rpsD gene encoding 30S ribosomal protein S4, translated as MARNRQPVLKKCRALGIDPVILGVNKSSNRGPRPNANKKPTEYAIQLNEKQKAKFIYNVMEKQFRKLYDEASRKDGVTGLTLIQYLERRLENVVYRLGFAKTRRQARQVVSHGHVAVNGRRVNIASYRVKAGDVVSVIENSKNIELIKTAIEEKAVPAWLELDKANFAGKVLQNPTKDDLDFDLNEALIVEFYSR; from the coding sequence ATGGCAAGAAATAGACAACCTGTTTTAAAGAAATGTAGAGCTCTTGGAATTGATCCAGTTATCTTAGGAGTAAACAAATCTTCTAACAGAGGACCAAGACCAAATGCAAACAAAAAGCCTACAGAGTATGCAATTCAGTTAAACGAAAAGCAAAAAGCTAAATTTATATACAATGTAATGGAGAAGCAATTCAGAAAATTATATGATGAGGCTTCAAGAAAGGATGGAGTTACTGGTTTAACTTTAATCCAATACTTAGAGAGAAGATTAGAGAACGTAGTTTACAGACTAGGGTTCGCTAAAACTAGAAGACAAGCTAGACAAGTTGTGTCTCATGGACACGTTGCTGTTAACGGAAGAAGAGTTAACATTGCATCTTACAGAGTAAAAGCAGGGGACGTAGTATCAGTAATTGAGAACTCAAAGAACATTGAGTTAATCAAAACTGCAATAGAAGAGAAAGCAGTTCCAGCATGGTTAGAGTTAGATAAAGCTAACTTCGCAGGAAAAGTTCTTCAGAACCCAACTAAAGACGACTTAGATTTCGATCTAAACGAAGCTTTAATAGTTGAGTTCTATTCAAGATAA
- a CDS encoding DNA-directed RNA polymerase subunit alpha — MLKIEKHAKGINITELKTSDFSGQYVIEPLYRGYGHTIGNALRRVLLSSIPGAAIKGVRIDGVLSEFSVMEGVKEAVTEIMLNVKEVVIKAETAGERKMTLSAKGPKTVTAADIIPDIGLEIVNPDQIICTLTTDREIDMEFIVDTGEGFVVAEEIEKKDWAVDFIAVDAIYTPIKKVSYSVQDTMVGRMTDFDKLTLDIETDGSVEIRDAISYAIELLKYHLDPFLDLGNRMDHLRVDLEEEEETPTSTNKNDDVMNTRIEELDLTVRSFNCLKKAGIEEVGQLAKMTMNELLKIKNLGRKSLDEILEKMKELGFDLNGNGSVE; from the coding sequence ATGTTAAAAATAGAAAAACATGCTAAGGGTATTAACATTACCGAATTAAAAACAAGTGACTTTTCAGGTCAATATGTTATAGAACCTTTATATAGAGGATATGGACATACAATTGGTAATGCTTTGAGAAGAGTTTTACTATCATCTATACCAGGTGCTGCCATTAAAGGAGTTAGAATTGATGGAGTACTAAGCGAGTTTTCAGTTATGGAAGGTGTTAAAGAGGCCGTTACTGAAATAATGCTAAATGTTAAAGAGGTAGTAATAAAGGCAGAAACTGCTGGAGAAAGAAAAATGACTCTTTCTGCAAAGGGACCTAAGACTGTTACAGCTGCTGATATAATACCAGATATTGGACTAGAAATTGTAAATCCTGATCAAATCATCTGTACATTAACTACAGATAGAGAGATCGATATGGAGTTTATAGTTGATACTGGTGAAGGATTTGTTGTTGCTGAAGAGATAGAGAAAAAAGATTGGGCTGTAGATTTTATAGCAGTTGATGCTATATATACACCAATCAAAAAAGTTTCTTACTCAGTTCAGGATACAATGGTTGGAAGAATGACTGATTTCGACAAGTTAACTTTAGATATCGAAACTGATGGAAGTGTAGAAATAAGAGATGCAATCTCTTACGCTATTGAACTTCTGAAGTATCATTTAGACCCATTCCTAGACTTAGGAAATAGAATGGACCACTTAAGAGTAGATCTTGAGGAAGAAGAGGAAACACCTACATCAACAAACAAAAATGATGATGTAATGAATACAAGAATAGAAGAGCTAGATTTAACAGTTAGATCATTTAACTGTTTAAAGAAAGCTGGAATAGAAGAAGTAGGACAATTGGCTAAAATGACAATGAACGAACTTCTAAAAATAAAAAATCTAGGAAGAAAATCACTAGATGAGATCCTTGAAAAAATGAAAGAACTTGGGTTCGATCTAAATGGAAATGGATCTGTAGAATAA
- the rplQ gene encoding 50S ribosomal protein L17, with translation MNHNKSYRKLGRRADHRKAMLMNLTISLILSDRIETTVTRAKELRKFAERMVTLGKKGTLAHRRQAFAFLRSEEAVAKLFNDLAPKYAERNGGYTRIIRTSVRKGDSAEMAIIELV, from the coding sequence ATGAACCACAATAAATCATATAGAAAGTTAGGGAGAAGAGCTGATCATAGAAAAGCTATGTTAATGAACTTAACAATATCTCTAATTTTATCAGATAGAATAGAAACTACTGTTACTAGAGCAAAAGAACTTAGAAAGTTTGCTGAGAGAATGGTAACTCTTGGTAAAAAAGGAACTCTTGCACACAGAAGACAAGCTTTCGCTTTCTTAAGAAGCGAAGAGGCTGTAGCTAAGTTATTTAACGATTTAGCTCCAAAGTATGCTGAGAGAAACGGTGGATACACAAGAATCATCAGAACTTCTGTAAGAAAGGGAGATTCTGCTGAGATGGCTATAATCGAATTAGTATAA
- a CDS encoding cold-shock protein: MLKGTVKWFNKEKGFGFVTCEEGKDYFVHFTGIIGEGFRTLEEGQNVSFVVEEGNKGPIAKEVTAA, encoded by the coding sequence ATGTTAAAAGGAACAGTAAAATGGTTCAACAAAGAAAAAGGATTTGGTTTTGTAACATGTGAAGAGGGGAAAGATTATTTCGTACACTTTACTGGAATTATTGGGGAAGGGTTTAGAACTTTAGAAGAGGGACAAAATGTTTCATTCGTTGTAGAAGAAGGAAATAAAGGTCCAATAGCTAAAGAAGTAACTGCAGCTTAA
- the coaE gene encoding dephospho-CoA kinase (Dephospho-CoA kinase (CoaE) performs the final step in coenzyme A biosynthesis.) produces MILGLTGGIGSGKSTVSKIFSSMGLKIFDADLIAKNILESDLVKEEIKEKLGKEFINLKDNSINRDLLKKIVFNSSDKLEILNSIVHPKVLKIYEELFLKFFESNEIVIFDVPLLFEVNLDKYCNKVIVVDIEKKLQIQRIKKRDGIDDELIEKIILKQISREERNLKADIIIENNGTLEELKIKVEKIIESIERGKI; encoded by the coding sequence ATGATATTGGGATTAACTGGTGGTATAGGTAGTGGTAAATCGACAGTTAGCAAGATATTTTCATCTATGGGATTAAAGATTTTTGATGCAGATTTGATAGCTAAAAATATCTTAGAAAGTGATTTAGTAAAAGAGGAAATTAAAGAAAAATTAGGAAAAGAGTTTATAAATTTAAAAGACAATTCTATAAATAGAGATTTATTAAAAAAGATAGTTTTTAATAGCTCTGATAAATTAGAAATTTTAAACTCAATTGTTCATCCAAAAGTTTTAAAAATTTATGAGGAGTTATTTTTAAAATTTTTCGAAAGTAATGAGATAGTAATTTTTGATGTACCGTTATTGTTTGAGGTTAATTTAGATAAGTATTGCAATAAGGTTATCGTTGTGGATATAGAGAAAAAATTACAGATTCAAAGAATAAAAAAAAGAGATGGAATAGATGATGAGCTCATAGAAAAGATTATCTTAAAACAAATTTCAAGAGAGGAAAGAAATTTAAAAGCTGATATTATTATAGAAAATAATGGAACTTTAGAAGAATTAAAAATTAAAGTAGAAAAAATAATAGAGAGTATAGAGAGAGGAAAGATATGA
- a CDS encoding U32 family peptidase: MKIVAPAGSIERFYAAIKAGADEIYMGLKGFGARRNAVNLTLEEYKEALDYAHERGVKVFLTLNTIMMDVEIEAISINLRELYKHGLDAVIVQDFGLAKFIKENYPGLELHGSTQMTVANHIEANYLKSIGFERVVLPRELSFEEIKEIREKSEIELEIFVSGALCISYSGNCYMSSFIGGRSGNRGMCAQPCRKKYSSNGEEEGYLLSPKDQLYGFEEIQKLKEIGIDSIKLEGRMKEPNYVFQTVSYYKELIEGKNVEEKSSQIFNRGYSTGYFYKNRPEIMNREFASHLGKNLGELKENHLKLKERIILGDGVTFLSKDYEKIGGTYINKIDTKFERGRKDANPGETVVLRDLPVGTKYVYRNYSKEVSDLIEQKLKTTDKKHLIEFQFTAKLGDVPKIKVSTLNNRLELITAELSSDTSIELAKNKGTSKEVIEEKILEIGDTTFKGIVKNIEIDENIFLPISVIKQLKRDVVKELLEKLILSYRREVSEEIIKLSRLESKEKKAIISAIVSNDSQKSVLENLGVTKIYNKGYDVAREGILTKVDLYNKLATNLYQALENKNSEITLGWNLNISNRYAFDHFSTLTNVDTIIVSPEVSYRRLEEIGETTVKKAILAYGRPRAMYTELSIATENQKIIENEQGDRFTVIQNDIGNSEIYLEHPLNILEDKEYLESIGISELVLEFTTETESEIKDILDGNGEYRPYNYEKGVF, translated from the coding sequence ATGAAAATAGTTGCTCCAGCAGGAAGTATTGAAAGATTTTATGCTGCTATAAAAGCAGGTGCTGATGAGATTTATATGGGATTAAAAGGATTTGGAGCTAGAAGAAATGCTGTAAATCTAACTTTAGAAGAGTATAAAGAAGCTTTAGATTATGCTCATGAAAGAGGTGTTAAAGTATTTTTAACTTTGAACACGATAATGATGGATGTAGAAATTGAAGCAATTTCAATTAATTTGAGAGAACTTTACAAACACGGATTAGACGCTGTAATTGTTCAGGATTTTGGATTAGCAAAATTTATAAAGGAAAACTATCCAGGACTTGAATTGCACGGAAGTACTCAAATGACGGTAGCAAATCATATTGAGGCAAACTACTTGAAATCTATAGGATTTGAAAGAGTTGTTCTACCAAGAGAGTTATCATTTGAGGAGATTAAAGAGATAAGAGAAAAGAGTGAAATTGAACTAGAGATATTTGTTTCTGGAGCACTTTGTATATCATATTCTGGTAATTGTTATATGAGCAGCTTTATAGGTGGACGTAGTGGAAACAGAGGTATGTGCGCTCAACCTTGCAGAAAAAAATATTCTTCTAATGGAGAGGAAGAAGGATATTTATTAAGTCCAAAAGATCAATTATATGGATTTGAAGAGATTCAAAAGTTAAAAGAGATAGGTATTGATAGTATTAAGTTAGAAGGAAGAATGAAAGAACCTAACTATGTATTCCAAACAGTTAGCTATTATAAAGAGCTAATAGAGGGAAAAAATGTAGAGGAAAAAAGTTCACAAATATTTAATAGAGGATACAGCACAGGGTATTTTTATAAAAATAGACCTGAAATAATGAATAGAGAGTTTGCAAGCCATTTAGGTAAAAATTTAGGTGAGTTAAAAGAAAATCACTTGAAATTAAAAGAGAGAATAATTTTAGGTGATGGAGTTACATTTTTATCTAAAGATTACGAAAAAATCGGTGGAACTTATATAAATAAAATTGATACTAAATTCGAAAGAGGAAGAAAGGATGCTAATCCTGGAGAAACGGTAGTATTGAGAGATTTACCAGTTGGAACTAAGTATGTTTATAGAAATTACTCAAAAGAAGTGAGTGATTTAATAGAACAAAAATTAAAAACAACAGATAAAAAACATTTAATAGAGTTCCAATTTACAGCTAAACTTGGAGATGTTCCTAAAATAAAAGTTTCGACTTTAAATAATAGATTAGAATTAATAACTGCTGAATTATCTTCAGATACTTCTATTGAACTAGCTAAAAATAAAGGTACTTCAAAAGAGGTTATAGAAGAAAAGATTCTGGAAATTGGTGATACGACATTTAAAGGGATTGTAAAAAATATAGAGATTGATGAAAATATATTCTTACCAATATCTGTTATAAAACAGCTGAAAAGAGATGTTGTAAAAGAACTTTTAGAAAAATTAATTCTAAGTTATAGAAGAGAAGTTTCTGAAGAGATTATAAAACTTTCAAGACTTGAATCAAAAGAAAAAAAGGCGATAATATCAGCTATTGTTTCAAACGATAGTCAAAAGAGCGTTTTAGAAAACTTAGGAGTAACAAAAATTTATAATAAAGGTTATGACGTAGCGAGAGAGGGGATTCTAACTAAAGTTGATTTATATAATAAATTGGCAACTAATCTATATCAAGCATTGGAAAATAAAAATTCAGAAATAACTTTAGGATGGAATTTAAATATATCTAATCGTTATGCGTTTGATCATTTTTCAACGTTAACAAATGTAGATACGATAATAGTTTCTCCAGAGGTTAGCTATAGAAGATTAGAAGAGATTGGAGAAACGACAGTTAAAAAAGCTATTTTAGCTTACGGAAGACCTAGAGCTATGTATACAGAGTTATCAATAGCTACAGAAAATCAAAAAATTATTGAAAATGAACAAGGGGATAGATTCACAGTTATTCAAAATGATATTGGAAATAGTGAAATATATTTAGAGCATCCACTTAATATATTAGAAGATAAAGAGTATTTAGAAAGTATTGGAATTTCGGAGTTAGTTTTAGAGTTTACAACAGAAACAGAGAGTGAAATAAAGGATATATTAGATGGTAACGGAGAGTATAGACCTTACAATTATGAAAAAGGAGTGTTTTAA
- a CDS encoding phosphatidylglycerophosphatase A: MNIKLVRNLATVFGLGDMPVAPGTFGTLGGIPIYIGLVLLKRIFPNNMIYNSFYFMFLMTFFAISVYVCDIAERDIFKEKDPQKVVIDEVLGFLTTLFLINPVGIFETIVAIVLGFVIFRFFDITKIGPIYKSQFFGNGVGVVLDDFLAGVIGNFLMVCIWTIFF; encoded by the coding sequence GTGAATATAAAGTTAGTTAGAAACTTAGCAACAGTATTCGGTTTGGGAGATATGCCTGTAGCCCCAGGAACATTTGGAACTTTGGGTGGAATTCCTATATATATTGGTTTAGTTTTATTAAAAAGAATATTTCCAAACAATATGATATATAACTCATTTTACTTTATGTTTTTAATGACGTTTTTCGCGATATCAGTTTATGTTTGTGATATTGCAGAAAGAGATATATTCAAAGAAAAAGATCCACAAAAAGTAGTAATAGATGAGGTATTAGGTTTTTTAACAACGTTATTTTTAATAAATCCAGTTGGAATTTTTGAAACAATAGTAGCTATAGTATTAGGATTTGTAATATTTAGATTTTTTGATATAACAAAAATTGGACCTATTTATAAATCACAGTTCTTTGGAAATGGAGTAGGTGTTGTTTTAGATGATTTCTTAGCAGGGGTAATTGGAAACTTTTTAATGGTTTGTATTTGGACTATATTTTTCTAA
- a CDS encoding CinA family nicotinamide mononucleotide deamidase-related protein, translating into MRCVLLMVGTELLNGATLDTNSIFMANELNKVGIKIDFKLTVGDSLEKILEAIKFAKEKSDLVILSGGLGATDDDLTKEAISKFLNKKMLVDEEELIEIKQKFKKLNIEFLKKNYKEVEKPEGAVSIKNDVGMAPAFFIDGIAAFPGVPKELYNMFPKFLKYYTNNYCESIDPIYIKDIIVSGIPESILEEKIKEFFIDPNIEYEFLVKDYGIIVRMQTLESYKNTVEKIKEKIYNSIGKYIITEDDEKIEEKVFEFLKNKNYTISVAESCTGGMLASTIVGVSGISQFFTEGLITYSNESKAKRLNIDKNIIKRYGAVSKEVAEAMVYGLETNVGISTTGVAGPNGGTEEKPVGLVYVGVRVKDKITSFRFNFTGDRERIRRKTVLHSLFELYKMLEEDE; encoded by the coding sequence ATGAGATGTGTTTTACTTATGGTGGGTACAGAGTTATTAAATGGAGCTACATTGGATACGAATAGTATTTTTATGGCTAACGAATTAAATAAAGTAGGAATAAAAATAGATTTTAAATTAACTGTAGGGGATTCTTTGGAAAAAATTCTTGAAGCGATTAAATTTGCTAAAGAAAAGAGTGATTTAGTTATTTTATCTGGTGGTCTAGGTGCAACAGATGACGATTTAACAAAAGAAGCAATCAGTAAATTTTTAAATAAAAAGATGTTAGTTGATGAAGAGGAATTAATAGAGATAAAACAGAAATTTAAAAAATTAAATATCGAATTCTTAAAAAAGAACTATAAAGAAGTTGAAAAACCTGAAGGAGCAGTTTCAATAAAAAATGATGTGGGAATGGCACCAGCATTTTTTATTGATGGGATTGCAGCTTTTCCAGGAGTTCCTAAAGAACTTTATAATATGTTTCCTAAGTTTTTGAAATATTATACAAATAACTATTGTGAGAGTATAGACCCAATATATATAAAGGATATAATAGTATCAGGAATTCCAGAATCTATATTAGAAGAGAAAATAAAAGAGTTTTTTATAGATCCAAATATAGAGTATGAGTTTTTAGTAAAAGATTATGGTATAATAGTGAGAATGCAAACATTAGAGAGCTATAAAAACACAGTGGAAAAAATTAAGGAAAAGATATATAATAGTATAGGAAAATATATTATAACTGAAGATGATGAAAAAATAGAAGAGAAAGTATTTGAGTTTTTAAAAAATAAAAATTATACGATATCAGTTGCAGAATCATGTACTGGAGGAATGTTAGCATCTACAATTGTCGGTGTATCAGGAATATCACAATTTTTCACAGAGGGATTGATAACGTATAGTAACGAATCAAAAGCGAAGCGTTTAAATATTGATAAAAATATAATAAAGAGATATGGAGCTGTAAGTAAAGAAGTAGCAGAAGCAATGGTTTATGGATTAGAAACAAATGTTGGAATATCAACAACAGGAGTTGCTGGTCCAAATGGGGGAACGGAAGAAAAACCTGTTGGTCTTGTTTATGTAGGAGTTAGAGTGAAAGATAAGATAACAAGTTTTAGATTTAATTTCACGGGGGATAGAGAGAGAATAAGAAGAAAAACAGTTCTCCATAGTCTATTTGAACTATATAAAATGTTAGAGGAGGATGAATAG